Proteins encoded together in one Xanthomonas vesicatoria ATCC 35937 window:
- the avrBsT gene encoding type III secretion system YopJ family effector AvrBsT, with protein MKNFMRSLGFGSSRSSRSSSSNWNEQQADNDEQTPASSPSTSPSQTSSAFSGLPERPRKKAIALEESLNSSNNIPYEMRMYAEAALSAAKHGSSEAITKADVENKYYLAHAYNERFPELHLSCHDSAQSFFSEFMTSEKQAWRSIVRLSPSSMHHAAIDVRFKDGKRTMLVIEPALAYGMKDGEIKVMAGYETLGKNVQNCLGENGDMAVIQLGAQKSLFDCVIFSLNMALCAYQKDSVFDNLHDCLRRNVRCFSSGERKSILHKNIEFIEGDKFLPPIFYKHSHSRGVVGEFISNQPEYAHKNVSTGRTNPSEDLSERVENFRVRRGDLSYSMSIEASRLRKIRKTIES; from the coding sequence ATGAAGAATTTTATGCGTTCACTTGGCTTTGGTTCTAGCCGCTCTAGCCGTTCTAGTAGCTCAAATTGGAATGAACAGCAAGCTGATAATGACGAGCAAACGCCTGCCTCAAGTCCTTCCACGAGCCCTTCCCAAACTAGCTCGGCATTTTCTGGGCTCCCGGAACGCCCACGCAAAAAAGCTATTGCGCTGGAAGAATCGCTGAATAGTTCAAATAATATTCCTTATGAAATGCGGATGTATGCGGAGGCTGCATTATCTGCCGCGAAGCATGGAAGTTCCGAAGCCATAACAAAAGCTGATGTTGAAAATAAATATTATTTAGCACATGCATATAATGAGAGATTTCCAGAGCTCCATCTTAGCTGTCACGACTCTGCCCAATCCTTTTTTTCCGAATTTATGACTTCTGAAAAGCAGGCTTGGCGATCAATCGTTCGCCTATCTCCTTCGAGCATGCATCATGCGGCGATTGACGTTAGATTTAAAGATGGGAAGCGTACGATGTTGGTAATTGAGCCAGCACTTGCTTACGGAATGAAAGACGGCGAAATTAAGGTTATGGCCGGCTATGAAACATTAGGGAAGAATGTTCAGAATTGTCTTGGTGAAAATGGAGACATGGCGGTCATCCAACTGGGTGCGCAGAAGTCTCTTTTTGATTGTGTTATTTTTTCATTGAATATGGCTCTGTGCGCTTATCAAAAAGACAGCGTTTTTGACAATCTTCACGATTGTTTAAGAAGAAACGTTCGATGCTTTTCGTCCGGGGAGAGGAAGTCCATTCTGCATAAGAATATAGAGTTCATAGAGGGCGACAAATTTTTGCCGCCCATTTTTTATAAGCATTCACACTCTAGAGGGGTTGTAGGCGAATTCATATCGAATCAGCCTGAATATGCTCATAAAAATGTGAGCACAGGACGCACCAACCCAAGTGAAGATCTTTCCGAAAGAGTAGAAAACTTTCGTGTGCGAAGAGGTGACCTAAGCTATAGCATGTCGATTGAGGCATCTCGATTGAGGAAAATTAGGAA